One uncultured Jannaschia sp. DNA segment encodes these proteins:
- a CDS encoding PAS domain-containing protein, translating into MPEDKIDQLDRAINPDEIGYNPSANLSDMAEDVDHLFRQAVEQTRMSICIADARQDDLPIVLCNQAFVEQTGYPREEVIGRNCRFLQGPDTDRGTVDLIRDAIERREVRVVEILNYRRDGTPFWNSLHIGPIFSPEGQLTHVFGSQWDVTEMLDERDRSRRSEDIAEELLHRTRNLFAVTTAILRISAKGARDIPDLVASVSDRLSALARAQEASISSVDGGTDLAVMLDAIIRPYRTDSATHITLGGPEVMLRREQVAPLGMALHELSTNAAKYGAFRSHAGRVSVEWTRQDDMLELRWIERGVPDDATVQADPKAGGGTGTNLVQRILAANGGRIETDLHADGIDVVVRMPL; encoded by the coding sequence ATGCCGGAAGACAAGATCGATCAGCTGGATCGCGCGATCAATCCGGACGAGATCGGATACAACCCGAGCGCGAACCTCTCAGACATGGCCGAGGACGTCGACCACCTGTTCCGCCAGGCGGTCGAGCAGACCCGCATGTCGATCTGCATCGCGGATGCCCGGCAGGACGACCTGCCCATCGTGCTGTGCAACCAGGCCTTCGTCGAGCAGACCGGCTATCCGCGCGAGGAGGTGATCGGCCGCAACTGCCGGTTCCTGCAGGGGCCCGACACCGACCGCGGCACCGTCGACCTGATCCGCGACGCGATCGAGCGGCGCGAGGTGCGCGTCGTCGAGATCCTCAACTATCGCCGCGACGGCACGCCGTTCTGGAACTCGCTCCATATCGGGCCGATCTTCTCGCCCGAAGGCCAGCTGACGCATGTCTTCGGGTCGCAATGGGATGTGACCGAGATGCTGGACGAACGCGACCGGTCTCGCCGGTCAGAGGACATCGCCGAAGAACTCCTGCACCGGACGCGCAATCTCTTCGCGGTGACGACGGCCATCCTGCGCATCTCGGCCAAGGGCGCCCGCGACATCCCCGATCTCGTGGCGTCGGTGTCCGACCGGCTCAGCGCACTGGCCCGCGCGCAGGAGGCGTCGATCTCGAGCGTCGACGGCGGCACGGACCTCGCCGTGATGCTCGACGCCATTATCCGCCCCTACCGGACGGACAGCGCGACGCATATCACGCTGGGCGGCCCAGAGGTGATGCTGCGCCGCGAACAGGTCGCCCCGCTCGGGATGGCGCTGCACGAGCTGTCGACCAACGCGGCCAAGTACGGCGCCTTCCGCTCCCATGCCGGCCGCGTCTCGGTCGAGTGGACCCGGCAGGACGACATGCTCGAGCTGCGCTGGATCGAGCGGGGCGTCCCCGACGACGCCACCGTGCAGGCCGACCCGAAGGCCGGGGGCGGGACAGGCACGAACCTCGTCCAGCGCATCCTCGCGGCCAATGGCGGCCGGATCGAGACTGATCTCCACGCCGACGGCATCGACGTGGTGGTGCGGATGCCGCTCTGA
- the denD gene encoding D-erythronate dehydrogenase, with the protein MHILVTGAAGMIGRKLTEALIARGTLQGQPITALTLVDVVAPTLPVGTPGAALAVDLADPAAGPALIETRPDVIFHLAAIVSGEAEAKTSMGYAVNLGGTVALCDAIVAQSDYCPRFVFTSSIAVFGTPLPDVIDDTFQPRPLTSYGTQKLMGEMLIDDLSRKGLMDGISLRFPTICIRPGKPNAAASGFYSSILREPLIGQEAVLPVPDTTRHWFASPRAAVGFLLHAAEMDLAPMGQSRALNLPGVDATVADEIAALERVAGPDATALIRHVPDETVAAIVGNWPRAFDPGRARSLGFEAEPDMDTIIRAHVEDELDGNIPVAKG; encoded by the coding sequence ATGCATATCCTCGTCACCGGCGCTGCTGGAATGATCGGTCGCAAGCTGACCGAGGCCCTGATCGCACGCGGCACCCTGCAGGGTCAGCCGATCACGGCGCTGACGCTTGTGGACGTGGTCGCGCCGACACTTCCGGTCGGAACGCCGGGGGCGGCCCTGGCGGTCGATCTGGCGGATCCGGCGGCCGGCCCGGCCCTGATCGAGACGCGCCCCGACGTGATCTTCCACCTCGCCGCGATCGTCTCGGGCGAGGCGGAGGCGAAAACGTCCATGGGATACGCGGTCAATCTCGGCGGCACGGTCGCGCTGTGCGACGCCATCGTGGCGCAGTCCGACTACTGCCCGCGCTTCGTCTTCACCTCGTCCATCGCCGTCTTCGGAACGCCGCTTCCCGACGTGATCGACGACACGTTCCAGCCCCGCCCGCTGACGAGCTACGGCACGCAGAAGCTGATGGGCGAGATGCTGATCGACGACCTCAGCCGGAAGGGCCTGATGGACGGCATCTCGCTGCGGTTCCCGACGATCTGCATCCGTCCCGGCAAGCCCAACGCCGCCGCCTCGGGGTTCTATTCGTCCATCCTGCGCGAGCCGCTGATCGGACAGGAGGCCGTGCTTCCGGTGCCGGACACGACGCGCCACTGGTTCGCGTCGCCCCGCGCGGCGGTCGGGTTCCTGCTTCATGCTGCCGAAATGGATCTCGCGCCGATGGGCCAGTCGCGTGCGCTGAACCTGCCGGGCGTCGATGCGACCGTCGCCGACGAGATCGCGGCGCTCGAACGGGTCGCCGGACCGGACGCCACCGCGCTGATCCGCCATGTGCCGGACGAGACCGTCGCCGCCATCGTCGGCAACTGGCCCCGCGCCTTCGATCCCGGACGCGCCCGGTCCCTCGGGTTCGAGGCCGAGCCCGATATGGACACCATCATCCGGGCGCATGTCGAGGACGAGCTGGACGGGAATATTCCGGTCGCGAAGGGCTAG
- a CDS encoding OmpA family protein → MTTIKLPLAAALSGILVLTACVDATTGEPNRTRNGALIGAGIGAAAGAIAGDGSRADEIAAGVVAGGLIGGAIGSRLDRQAADLRNQLGDDRITIRNTGSQLIVTMPQDILFATDSASLRGDLQADLRALGRNLLQYPDTTVQVVGHADNSGSAAYNQDLSERRARSVAGVLLEQGVPGFRVQAIGRGESQPIASNLTPEGRQQNRRVEIVITPST, encoded by the coding sequence ATGACCACCATCAAGCTTCCGCTCGCCGCCGCGCTGTCCGGCATCCTCGTTCTCACCGCCTGCGTCGACGCCACGACGGGCGAGCCGAACCGCACGCGCAACGGCGCGCTGATCGGTGCGGGCATCGGCGCTGCGGCCGGGGCCATCGCGGGCGACGGCAGCCGGGCCGACGAAATCGCGGCGGGCGTCGTTGCGGGCGGTCTGATCGGCGGGGCCATCGGCTCGCGGCTCGACCGCCAGGCCGCGGATCTCCGCAACCAGCTGGGCGATGACCGCATCACCATCCGCAACACCGGCTCGCAGCTGATCGTGACGATGCCGCAGGACATCCTCTTCGCAACCGACAGCGCCTCGCTGCGCGGCGATCTGCAGGCCGACCTGCGCGCCTTGGGCCGCAACCTGCTGCAATATCCCGACACGACGGTGCAGGTCGTCGGCCATGCCGACAATTCCGGATCCGCCGCCTACAATCAGGACCTGTCCGAGCGCCGCGCGCGGTCGGTCGCCGGTGTCCTGCTGGAGCAGGGCGTTCCCGGCTTCCGCGTCCAGGCCATCGGCAGGGGCGAGAGCCAGCCCATCGCTTCGAACCTGACCCCCGAAGGGCGCCAGCAGAACCGCCGCGTCGAGATCGTCATCACCCCCTCGACCTGA
- a CDS encoding SlyX family protein, with amino-acid sequence MQDLEERIAHLTRAVEDLSDVVARQAGEIDALERKVARLVERQAPEGGEGGVVLGDERPPHW; translated from the coding sequence ATGCAGGACCTGGAAGAACGCATCGCCCACCTGACCCGCGCGGTCGAGGATCTGTCGGACGTGGTCGCGCGTCAGGCGGGCGAGATCGACGCACTGGAGCGCAAGGTCGCACGCCTCGTCGAGCGGCAGGCGCCGGAGGGCGGCGAGGGCGGCGTCGTGCTGGGCGACGAGCGTCCGCCCCATTGGTGA
- the hisS gene encoding histidine--tRNA ligase produces MAKIKKTPRPKAAPPKGFRDYFGADVTERKAMLDRIAEVYHRYGFDPLESSAVETVEALGKFLPDVDRPNEGVFAWQEGEESDKPGDWLALRYDLTAPLARVYAEHRQDLPTPYRRYAMGPVWRNEKPGPGRFRQFYQCDADTVGSASVAADAEICAMLADTLEAVGIARGDYVVRINNRKVLDGVMEVAGIAEDDARVRGIVLRAIDKRDRLGVEGVRALLRAGRKDESGDFTEGAGLSNDSADVIMQFVTAKEDVISRLSGYLSDGSDSINAPGVRLLGQQISYLENPGPTNRNPMVGVFANDQVTKYLSELVSTSNIGLEGVAELEQVRVLLDAQGYGPDRIAIDPSVVRGLGYYTGPVYEAELTFEITDEKGRPRQFGSVAGGGRYDDLVTRFTGQQVPATGVSIGVDRLLAALRMKRDAAPATGGPVVVTVMDRDRMADYQSIVATLRQAGIRAEVYLGNPKNFGNQLKYADKRGAPAAIIQGSDEAARGVVQVKDLILGAKLAEDASVEEWKDHPSQTEVAVADLLDEIERIYRLHGLPLPDAMGTR; encoded by the coding sequence ATGGCCAAGATCAAGAAAACGCCCCGCCCCAAGGCCGCCCCGCCCAAGGGCTTCCGCGACTATTTCGGCGCGGACGTCACCGAGCGCAAGGCGATGCTGGACCGGATCGCCGAGGTCTATCACCGCTACGGGTTCGATCCGCTGGAATCCTCGGCGGTCGAGACGGTCGAGGCGTTGGGCAAGTTCCTCCCCGACGTGGACCGCCCGAACGAGGGCGTCTTCGCGTGGCAGGAGGGCGAGGAGAGCGACAAGCCCGGCGACTGGCTGGCGCTCCGCTACGACCTGACGGCACCATTGGCCCGCGTCTATGCCGAGCACCGGCAGGACCTGCCGACGCCCTATCGCCGCTATGCGATGGGCCCGGTCTGGCGCAACGAGAAGCCGGGTCCGGGGCGGTTCCGGCAGTTCTATCAATGCGATGCGGACACCGTGGGGTCGGCGAGCGTCGCGGCGGATGCCGAGATCTGCGCGATGCTGGCCGACACGCTGGAAGCGGTCGGGATCGCGCGTGGCGACTACGTGGTGCGGATCAACAACCGCAAGGTTCTGGATGGCGTGATGGAGGTCGCGGGCATCGCCGAGGACGACGCGCGCGTCCGCGGCATCGTGCTGCGCGCGATCGACAAGCGGGACCGGCTAGGGGTTGAGGGCGTGCGCGCGCTATTGCGCGCAGGACGCAAGGACGAGAGCGGGGATTTCACCGAAGGCGCGGGGCTTTCGAACGATAGTGCCGACGTGATTATGCAATTCGTTACCGCCAAAGAAGATGTGATTTCGCGGCTTTCGGGGTATTTGAGTGATGGATCAGACTCGATCAACGCGCCGGGGGTTCGGCTCCTTGGTCAGCAAATTTCATATCTAGAGAACCCTGGCCCAACAAACCGCAATCCTATGGTCGGTGTGTTTGCAAACGACCAAGTTACAAAATATTTGAGTGAGCTGGTTTCCACTTCAAATATCGGATTGGAGGGCGTTGCAGAACTCGAACAAGTAAGAGTTCTACTCGACGCCCAAGGCTACGGCCCCGACCGCATTGCCATCGACCCCTCCGTCGTGCGCGGCCTCGGCTACTACACCGGTCCCGTCTACGAGGCCGAGCTGACCTTCGAGATCACCGACGAGAAGGGCCGCCCGCGGCAGTTCGGCTCCGTCGCCGGCGGCGGGCGCTACGACGACCTCGTGACGCGCTTCACCGGCCAGCAGGTGCCCGCCACGGGCGTCAGCATCGGGGTCGACCGGCTGCTCGCCGCGCTCCGCATGAAGCGCGACGCCGCGCCCGCGACCGGCGGCCCCGTCGTCGTCACCGTCATGGATCGCGACCGGATGGCCGACTACCAGTCCATCGTCGCCACGCTGCGGCAGGCCGGCATCCGGGCCGAGGTCTATCTCGGGAACCCCAAGAACTTCGGCAATCAGCTCAAATACGCCGACAAGCGGGGCGCGCCCGCCGCGATCATCCAGGGCTCGGACGAGGCCGCGCGGGGCGTGGTGCAGGTCAAGGACCTGATCCTGGGCGCCAAGCTGGCCGAGGATGCGAGCGTCGAGGAGTGGAAGGACCATCCCTCGCAGACAGAGGTGGCCGTGGCCGACCTCTTGGACGAGATCGAGCGCATCTACCGTCTGCATGGCCTGCCCCTGCCGGACGCTATGGGCACGAGATGA
- a CDS encoding adenosine kinase — MTHDVIGIGNAVVDVISHADDSFLDQMGIEKGIMQLIERERGELLYAAMTDRTQAPGGSVANSLAGIGALGLSTAFIGKVKNDALGRFYAEALRASGTAFPNDPMDVELPTTRSMIFVTPDGERSMNTYLGAGADISSRDVPDIFEGGGLLFLEGYLFDKDDGKTAFTEAAARMKAAGGRSAITISDPFCAERHRADFQRLIAEDMDVAIGNAAEWTTLYETDDLDRAVGMAAEVCEIVACTRSGEDVWIRSGDTRVTAPVTPATVVDATGAGDQFAAGFLYGLASGRDLETAARMGVVCAREVIGHIGPRPMVEVMDLFRAEGLV, encoded by the coding sequence ATGACCCATGACGTGATCGGCATCGGCAACGCCGTGGTCGACGTGATCTCCCATGCCGACGACAGCTTCCTCGACCAGATGGGAATCGAGAAGGGGATCATGCAGCTGATCGAGCGCGAGCGCGGCGAGCTGCTCTATGCCGCCATGACCGACCGGACCCAGGCCCCCGGCGGGTCCGTGGCCAACAGCCTCGCGGGCATCGGCGCGCTGGGCCTGTCGACCGCCTTCATCGGCAAGGTCAAGAACGACGCGCTGGGCCGCTTCTACGCCGAGGCGCTGCGGGCCTCCGGAACAGCCTTCCCGAACGATCCCATGGATGTCGAGCTTCCCACCACCCGCTCGATGATCTTCGTCACCCCCGACGGCGAGCGGTCGATGAACACCTATCTCGGCGCCGGCGCCGACATTTCGTCGCGCGACGTGCCCGACATCTTCGAGGGCGGCGGCCTCCTCTTCCTCGAAGGCTATCTCTTCGACAAGGACGACGGGAAGACCGCCTTCACCGAAGCGGCCGCCAGGATGAAGGCCGCGGGCGGGCGCTCGGCGATCACCATCTCGGACCCGTTCTGTGCCGAGCGGCACCGTGCCGACTTCCAGCGCCTGATCGCCGAGGACATGGACGTGGCCATCGGCAACGCCGCCGAATGGACCACCCTCTACGAGACCGACGATCTCGACCGCGCGGTCGGCATGGCCGCCGAGGTCTGCGAGATCGTCGCCTGCACCCGTTCGGGCGAGGATGTCTGGATCCGTTCGGGCGATACCCGCGTCACCGCGCCGGTCACGCCCGCGACCGTGGTCGACGCCACCGGCGCGGGCGACCAGTTCGCCGCCGGGTTCCTCTACGGTCTGGCCTCGGGGCGCGATCTGGAGACGGCGGCGCGTATGGGCGTGGTCTGCGCCCGCGAGGTGATCGGCCATATCGGCCCGCGCCCCATGGTCGAGGTGATGGACCTGTTCCGGGCAGAAGGGCTCGTCTGA
- a CDS encoding bifunctional helix-turn-helix domain-containing protein/methylated-DNA--[protein]-cysteine S-methyltransferase, translating into MLQSDPAVDDRYHYRLIRRAIERIDAAETPPALDDLAAEMHMSPAHFQRTFSSWAGVSPKRFAQYLALGHAKALLRDRTSLLETALGTGLSGTGRLHDLFLRWEAMSPGEYARGGAGLAIRYGWFDGPFGEMLVMATERGICGLALAAETGRAAAFADMAGRWPDATLQEDPEAIRPMVEAVLRLEGEARLHMIGGPFQIKVWEALMQVPSGHVTTYGAIADAIGSPKAVRAVGTAVGRNPVSWLIPCHRALRKSGGLGGYHWGLPVKRALLAWETARAEAGA; encoded by the coding sequence ATGCTCCAGTCAGATCCCGCGGTCGACGACCGCTATCACTACCGTCTGATCCGCCGCGCGATCGAACGGATCGACGCGGCCGAGACGCCGCCCGCGCTCGACGATCTCGCCGCGGAAATGCACATGAGCCCGGCCCATTTCCAGCGCACCTTCTCGAGCTGGGCCGGGGTCAGCCCGAAGCGCTTCGCCCAGTATCTTGCGCTGGGACACGCCAAGGCGCTGCTGCGCGATCGCACCAGCCTTCTGGAGACGGCGCTGGGCACGGGATTGTCGGGGACGGGACGTCTCCACGACCTGTTCCTGCGCTGGGAGGCGATGTCGCCCGGTGAATACGCGCGGGGCGGGGCGGGCCTGGCGATTCGGTACGGCTGGTTCGACGGGCCCTTCGGCGAGATGCTGGTGATGGCCACGGAGCGCGGCATCTGCGGGCTGGCGCTCGCCGCCGAGACCGGGCGCGCGGCGGCCTTCGCCGACATGGCGGGCCGCTGGCCCGACGCGACGTTGCAGGAGGACCCCGAGGCGATCCGTCCGATGGTCGAGGCCGTGCTCCGGCTGGAGGGCGAGGCGCGCCTCCACATGATCGGCGGCCCGTTCCAGATCAAGGTCTGGGAGGCGCTGATGCAGGTGCCCTCGGGCCATGTCACCACCTATGGTGCCATCGCGGACGCCATCGGGAGCCCGAAGGCGGTGCGCGCGGTGGGCACGGCAGTCGGACGCAACCCGGTGAGCTGGCTGATCCCCTGCCACAGGGCGCTGCGGAAATCGGGCGGGCTGGGCGGCTATCACTGGGGCCTGCCGGTCAAGCGCGCCCTTCTGGCGTGGGAGACGGCGCGCGCCGAAGCTGGGGCGTAG
- a CDS encoding cytochrome P450, with protein MILTDLPAGFHDDPWPHYAALRESGAVRQPDGSVLVGRHADLTVIYKDTATFRSDKREVFAPKYGDGPLFRHHTTSLVFNDPPLHTRVRRVLTGALTPRALEGLRPRLEALVDGLLDRFEGGDAIEGFAAAIPVEVIGDLLDVPRDERGPLRAWSLAILGALEPALTAEQLRAGEEAVLDFEAYLRQLVARRRAAPGDPDTDVLTRLIEGGDLSEAELLHNCIFILNAGHETTTNLIGNALWLLDRDRAARAHPVAALIEETLRLESPNQFGNRQTTAPVMLHGIELPIGTDVHLCIGAANRDAAVFVDPDRIAPDPGPPRHLAFAAGPHVCVGLTLARMEGRIAVERFIARHPGYRVTDCRRSSRIRFRGFDTLSVALG; from the coding sequence ATGATCCTGACCGACCTGCCCGCAGGCTTTCACGACGACCCCTGGCCGCATTACGCCGCCCTGCGCGAGTCGGGCGCGGTGCGGCAGCCCGACGGGTCGGTGCTGGTGGGCCGGCACGCCGACCTGACCGTGATCTACAAGGACACCGCGACCTTCCGCAGCGACAAGCGCGAGGTCTTCGCGCCGAAATACGGCGACGGGCCGCTCTTCCGGCACCACACGACCTCGCTCGTCTTTAACGACCCGCCCTTGCACACGCGCGTCCGCCGCGTGTTGACCGGCGCGTTGACCCCGCGCGCGCTCGAGGGGCTGCGGCCCCGGCTCGAGGCGCTCGTCGACGGGCTCCTGGACCGGTTCGAGGGGGGCGACGCGATCGAAGGCTTCGCCGCCGCGATCCCGGTCGAGGTGATCGGCGACCTTCTCGACGTGCCGCGGGATGAACGTGGGCCGCTCCGAGCGTGGTCGCTGGCGATCCTCGGCGCGCTGGAACCGGCATTGACGGCCGAGCAGCTGCGCGCGGGAGAAGAGGCGGTCTTGGACTTCGAGGCCTATCTGCGCCAACTCGTGGCCCGACGGCGGGCGGCGCCCGGCGACCCCGACACGGATGTGCTGACCCGGTTGATCGAGGGCGGCGACCTGTCCGAGGCGGAGCTTCTGCACAATTGCATCTTCATCCTGAACGCCGGCCACGAGACGACGACGAACCTGATCGGCAACGCGCTCTGGCTCCTGGATCGGGACCGCGCGGCGCGGGCCCACCCGGTCGCAGCTCTGATCGAGGAGACGTTGCGGCTCGAAAGTCCCAACCAGTTCGGCAACCGCCAGACCACGGCGCCGGTCATGCTGCACGGGATCGAACTGCCGATCGGGACGGATGTGCATCTCTGCATCGGGGCGGCCAATCGCGACGCCGCGGTCTTTGTCGATCCCGATCGCATCGCCCCCGATCCCGGCCCGCCCCGCCACCTCGCCTTTGCCGCCGGTCCCCATGTCTGCGTCGGGCTGACGCTGGCGCGGATGGAGGGACGGATCGCAGTCGAGCGGTTCATCGCACGCCATCCCGGCTACCGCGTCACGGATTGCAGGCGCTCGTCCCGCATCCGGTTCCGGGGCTTCGACACCCTTTCTGTCGCCCTCGGCTGA
- a CDS encoding FadR/GntR family transcriptional regulator: MPFQKIEAEKLAAAVTRQIEGLILRGILRPGDRLPPERELSERLGVSRPSLREAVAELQARGLLSTRAGAGVYVADVLGNAFSPALTRLFASHEDALFDYIAFRRDIEGIAAARAACDGSDTDLAVVEAVFRKMEAAHSKRDPSEEAALDADFHMAIVEASHNVVMLHMMRSMMDLLRQGVFYNRSVMFKQRTTRDMLLDQHRAINVAIQSRDAEAARAATEAHLTFVRSCMRDQREADAHEDIAKLRLEQEAGR; encoded by the coding sequence ATGCCGTTCCAAAAGATCGAGGCCGAGAAGCTGGCCGCCGCGGTCACCCGACAGATCGAGGGGCTGATCTTGCGGGGCATCCTGCGGCCGGGCGACCGCCTACCGCCCGAGCGCGAACTGTCCGAGCGGCTGGGCGTGTCGCGGCCGTCGCTGCGCGAAGCGGTAGCCGAGCTTCAGGCGCGGGGTCTTCTGTCGACGCGGGCCGGGGCCGGGGTCTATGTGGCCGATGTGCTGGGCAACGCGTTCTCGCCCGCGCTGACACGGCTTTTCGCGAGCCATGAAGACGCGCTCTTCGACTACATCGCCTTTCGCCGCGACATCGAGGGGATCGCCGCCGCACGCGCCGCATGCGACGGATCGGACACGGATCTCGCGGTCGTCGAGGCCGTGTTCCGCAAGATGGAAGCCGCCCATTCGAAGCGCGATCCGTCCGAGGAGGCTGCGCTCGACGCTGATTTCCACATGGCGATCGTCGAGGCGTCGCATAACGTCGTCATGCTGCACATGATGCGTTCGATGATGGACCTGCTGCGGCAGGGCGTCTTTTACAATCGGTCGGTCATGTTCAAGCAACGCACGACGCGGGACATGCTGCTGGACCAGCACAGGGCCATCAACGTGGCCATCCAGTCGCGGGACGCCGAGGCCGCCCGCGCCGCGACCGAGGCCCACCTGACCTTCGTGCGAAGCTGTATGCGTGACCAGCGCGAGGCGGATGCCCACGAGGATATCGCGAAGCTGCGGCTGGAGCAGGAGGCCGGGCGCTAG
- the nth gene encoding endonuclease III, with product MAKPPPPLPYDIQSEIFARFHAAEPEPKGELEHVNAYTLVVAVALSAQATDAGVNKATRGLFAVADTPAKMLALGEAGVIEHIKTIGLFRNKARNVIKLSRILVDEYGGEVPCSRAALQSLPGVGRKTANVVLNMWWGHPAQAVDTHIFRVGNRTRIAPGKDVDAVERAVEDNVPAPYQRHAHHWLILHGRYTCLARKPKCPACLIADLCPYEDKTETPGRA from the coding sequence ATGGCCAAACCGCCCCCGCCCCTGCCCTATGACATCCAGTCCGAGATCTTCGCCCGCTTCCACGCGGCCGAGCCCGAACCCAAGGGCGAGCTCGAACATGTCAACGCCTACACGCTCGTCGTGGCGGTGGCGCTCTCGGCGCAGGCGACCGATGCGGGGGTGAACAAGGCGACACGCGGCCTCTTCGCGGTGGCCGACACGCCGGCCAAGATGCTGGCCCTCGGCGAAGCGGGCGTGATCGAACACATCAAGACGATCGGTCTCTTTCGCAACAAGGCCCGGAACGTCATCAAGCTCAGCCGCATCCTCGTTGACGAATACGGCGGCGAGGTGCCCTGCTCGCGCGCGGCCCTCCAGTCGCTGCCCGGCGTCGGCCGCAAGACCGCGAATGTCGTGCTCAACATGTGGTGGGGTCATCCCGCCCAGGCCGTCGACACGCATATCTTCCGGGTGGGCAACCGCACCCGGATCGCGCCGGGAAAGGACGTCGACGCCGTCGAGCGCGCCGTCGAGGACAATGTCCCGGCTCCGTACCAGCGCCATGCGCATCACTGGCTGATCCTGCACGGCCGCTACACCTGCCTCGCCCGCAAGCCGAAATGCCCGGCCTGTCTCATCGCCGATCTCTGCCCCTACGAAGACAAGACCGAAACGCCCGGTCGGGCTTGA